One genomic segment of Mastomys coucha isolate ucsf_1 unplaced genomic scaffold, UCSF_Mcou_1 pScaffold22, whole genome shotgun sequence includes these proteins:
- the Chst6 gene encoding carbohydrate sulfotransferase 6, producing MRLPRFSSTVVLSLLIVQTGILVFLVSRQTPSSPAGHGDHVHVLVLSSWRSGSSFVGQIFSQHPDVFYLMEPAWHVWDALSQGSAPALQMAVRDLVRSVFLCDMDVFDAYLPWRRNISDLFQWAVSRALCSPPVCDAFARGNISSEEVCKPLCATRPFGLAQEACSSYSHVVLKEVRFFNLQVLYPLLSDPALNLRIVHLVRDPRAVLRSREQTAKALARDNGIVLGTNGTWVEADPRLRVVSEVCRSHVRIAEAALQKPPPFLQDRYRLVRYEDLARDPLTVIRELYAFTGLGLTPQLQTWIHNITHGSGPGARREAFKTTSRDAISVSQAWRHTLPFAKIRRVQELCGGALQLLGYRPVYSELEQRDLSLDLLLPRGMDSFKWASSMDKQPES from the coding sequence ATGCGGCTACCCCGCTTCTCCAGCACTGTAGTGCTTTCGCTCCTGATAGTACAGACTGGCATCCTGGTCTTCCTGGTCTCCCGGCAAACGCCATCGTCCCCAGCAGGCCACGGGGACCATGTGCACGTGCTGGTGCTGTCCTCCTGGCGCTCGGGCTCGTCCTTTGTGGGCCAGATCTTCAGCCAGCACCCTGATGTCTTCTACCTGATGGAGCCCGCTTGGCACGTGTGGGATGCGTTGTCGCAGGGCAGTGCCCCCGCGCTTCAAATGGCCGTGCGCGACCTGGTCCGTTCAGTGTTCCTATGTGACATGGACGTGTTCGATGCCTACCTGCCCTGGCGCCGCAACATCTCCGATCTCTTCCAGTGGGCGGTGAGTCGCGCGTTGTGCTCACCTCCGGTCTGCGACGCCTTCGCTCGCGGCAACATCAGCAGCGAGGAGGTGTGTAAGCCTCTGTGCGCAACACGGCCCTTCGGCCTGGCTCAGGAAGCCTGCAGCTCCTACAGTCACGTCGTGCTCAAGGAGGTGCGCTTCTTTAACCTGCAGGTGCTCTACCCGCTGCTCAGCGACCCTGCGCTTAACCTGCGCATTGTGCATCTGGTGCGCGACCCGCGGGCGGTGCTGCGCTCCCGAGAGCAGACAGCCAAGGCGCTGGCCCGGGACAATGGCATCGTCCTGGGTACCAATGGCACGTGGGTGGAGGCTGACCCCCGGCTGCGCGTGGTCAGCGAAGTGTGCCGCAGCCATGTGCGCATCGCAGAGGCAGCGTTGCAGAAACCGCCGCCTTTCTTGCAAGATCGCTACCGCCTGGTCCGCTATGAAGATCTGGCCCGGGACCCACTCACCGTAATCCGTGAACTTTATGCCTTCACAGGCTTGGGTCTCACGCCACAGCTCCAGACTTGGATCCACAACATCACCCATGGTTCAGGGCCAGGAGCGCGCCGTGAAGCCTTCAAGACCACATCCAGGGATGCAATCAGTGTATCCCAGGCCTGGCGCCACACGCTGCCCTTTGCCAAGATTCGCAGGGTCCAGGAGCTATGCGGGGGTGCACTGCAGCTACTGGGTTACCGGCCTGTGTACTCCGAGCTTGAGCAAAGGGACCTCTCTCTGGACCTCCTGCTGCCAAGAGGCATGGACAGTTTCAAGTGGGCGTCGTCCATGGATAAGCAACCAGAATCTTAG